Proteins from a single region of Dictyostelium discoideum AX4 chromosome 5 chromosome, whole genome shotgun sequence:
- the maoA gene encoding amine oxidase (Similar to flavin-containing) — protein sequence MSTLYDVVIVGGGLTGLNAAYQFKKAGLNVMVLKPKDRFGGRTESIKVEDYWFDLGGQWMGGTHKYLKELCDELGVKSFPQYDEGKHVLEINGKKVYYQGNISNLNKSYNLEGLFESISKIDELSAELNPDKPYAHSKSKEYDQLTVAQWVEKNVKGNDARSIIDWFCRVCVAAEPTEVSFLFFLHFIRTAGNYGLLADIHGGAQQDRLIGGSQQISEGLAKKIGEKHYTLNAPVRSIIQDANQCTIKTDNGSTYRSKYIVVAIPPTLAGRIHYSPSMPPRRDELTQRMPMGSVIKTITIYDEPFWRKEGYSAEAISDKGPIFICYDDSSHDDKKTAIVGFIAASAAKDWAEKSPEERKRAVLDCYARWWGPKALSPRIFLEKSWKEEEYSRGCYLGYTSPGTLYQCGEHLRAPVGRIHWAGTETASVWIGYMEGALESGFRVSKEIKDKLLNSKL from the exons ATGTCGACACTCTATGATGTTGTTATCgttggtggtggtttaaCAGGTTTAAATGCTGCctatcaatttaaaaaagctGGTTTAAATGTAATGGTATTAAAACCAAAAGAT agatttgGTGGTAGAACAGAGTCAATTAAAGTTGAAGATTATTGGTTTGATTTAGGCGGACAATGGATGGGAGGTACacataaatatttaaaagaattatgtGACGAACTTGGAGTTAAATCATTCCCACAATATGATGAAGGTAAACATGTATTAGAGATTAATGGTAAGAAAGTTTATTATCAAGgtaatattagtaatttaaataagaGTTATAATTTAGAAGGATTATTCGAGTCAATTAGCAAGATCGATGAATTATCAGCCGAATTGAATCCAGATAAACCATATGCACATAGTAAATCAAAGGAATATGATCAGTTAACAGTAGCACAATGGGTGGAGAAGAATGTTAAAGGTAATGACGCAAGATCCATCATCGATTGGTTTTGTCGTGTTTGCGTTGCCGCAGAACCAACTGAAGTTAGTTTCTTATTTTTCTTACATTTCATTCGTACAGCTGGTAACTATGGTTTATTAGCAGATATTCATGGTGGAGCACAACAAGATCGTTTAATTGGTGGTTCACAACAAATCTCTGAAGGTTTAGCAAAGAAAATCGGTGAGAAGCATTACACTTTAAATGCACCAGTGCGTTCCATTATTCAAGATGCCAATCAATGTACCATTAAAACTGATAACGGTTCAACTTATCGTTCAAAATACATTGTTGTTGCAATTCCACCAACATTGGCTGGCCGTATTCATTATTCACCATCTATGCCACCAAGACGTGATGAACTCACTCAAAGAATGCCAATGGGTTCCGTCATTAAAACCATCACCATCTATGATGAACCATTCTGGAGAAAAGAAGGTTATTCAGCTGAAGCCATCTCTGATAAAGGTCCAATCTTTATCTGCTATGATGACTCTTCACATGACGATAAGAAAACAGCTATCGTTGGTTTCATTGCTGCTTCAGCCGCTAAAGATTGGGCTGAAAAATCACCAGAAGAAAGAAAGAGAGCCGTCTTAGACTGTTATGCTCGTTGGTGGGGTCCAAAAGCATTATCTCCAAGAATCTTTTTAGAGAAAAGTTGGAAAGAAGAAGAATATTCACGTGGTTGTTATTTAGGTTACACTAGTCCAGGTACTCTCTACCAATGTGGTGAACATTTACGTGCTCCAGTTGGTAGAATTCATTGGGCTGGTACAGAAACTGCTTCAGTTTGGATTGGTTATATGGAAGGTGCCTTAGAATCAGGTTTTAGAgtttcaaaagaaattaaagataaattattaaattcaaaattataa
- a CDS encoding PUF domain-containing protein, translating to MAPAKAAKAATKSKSTQNKVVKKSIGDSKKPVSTNKGVGKDNIKVKEFKSDKKPLNNKYNDKKNTTTTTTTDKENESNKSNEPKKKLTKKEKREEKFEKKSKFDKNHSLVRDLKILWVKIKEIKLSSEERATLIEQLTQKLKGNVLNVIVKHDASRVVQTLLKYGNEAQREIVFKELKDQELTISKTQYGRFLILKLLKYGTEEQRNTIIKQFYGKFVSMISHKESSSVVEYIFSEIASKLQKTHIIEEFYGPEYRLFKTEQPRTLDSIVESSPQKKEPIITYLSSQLTKILSSKGERLVQFTIIQTLLIEFFKHASPDNCVDMSETLGELLLPMIHSKEGSQVAYYVISYATPKTRKSIVKSLKDFIPKIASEEYGFLALVRLLDVTDDTQMIIKSVFNELIPVLPECSITKQGSLWILHLLAPYSAQNFTEQTLSLLTKSMVNSCGIQHEISKKDRDQRRKELLNWISPKLIELCSNHTQDLLSSQWGTKVLNQTLKNADGNKIILMKRILDLLEQEEFLEEQHINIQSLLRNDHIKSTDLPQQLIEKHNWIDLCTKNQNIVYIYRDLLKSLPNDLKDKETIQLKKSKSKLEATKFKGIENLFNLKDDLELQQQNDEKKPVEDKKKPAAAATTVTKKVTEEPTTTTTTITTSKKVTKTTTTPAAVTSTTIKKSTIKK from the exons atggcaCCAGCAAAAGCAGCAAAAGCAGCAACTAAATCAAAAAGCACACAAAATAAAGTtgtaaagaaatcaattggAGATTCAAAGAAACCAGTTTCAACCAATAAAGGTGTTGGTAAAGATAATATAAaagttaaagaatttaaatccgataaaaaaccattaaataataaatataacgacaaaaaaaacacaaccaccaccacaacaacagataaagaaaatgaatcaaataaatcaaatgaaccaaaaaagaaattaacaaaaaaagagaaaagagAAGAgaaatttgaaaagaaatcaaaatttgATAAGAATCATTCATTAGTTAGAgatttaaagatattatgggttaaaattaaagagattaaattatcaagtgAAGAAAGAGCAACTTTGATTGAACAATTAACTCAAAAACTTAAAGGAAACGTATTGAATGTCATTGTCAAACATGACGCATCACGTGTAGTCCAAACCCTATTAAAGTATGGCAATGAAGCACAAAGAGAGATTGTAttcaaagaattaaaagatcaaGAACTTACAATTTCAAAGACACAATATGgtagatttttaattttaaaactctTAAAATACGGTACTGAAGAACAAAGAAACACAATCATTAAACAATTCTATGGTAAATTCGTCTCAATGATCTCTCATAAAGAATCATCCTCAGTTGTAGAATATATCTTTTCAGAGATTGCttcaaaattacaaaaaactCATATCATTGAAGAATTCTATGGTCCAGAATATCGTTTATTCAAAACTGAACAACCAAGAACTTTAGATTCAATAGTTGAATCTTCaccacaaaaaaaagaaccaaTCATTACTTATCTTTCATCACAATTaactaaaattttatcatcaaAAGGTGAACGTTTAGTtcaatttacaattattcaaactttattaattgaattttttaa acaTGCATCACCAGATAATTGTGTTGATATGTCAGAAACATTaggtgaattattattaccaatgatTCATAGTAAAGAAGGTAGTCAAGTTGCATATTATGTAATTTCATATGCAACAccaaaaacaagaaaatcaattgtaaaatcattaaaagatttCATTCCAAAGATTGCAAGTGAAGAGTATGGTTTCTTAGCATTGGTACGTTTATTGGATGTAACAGATGATACTCAAATGATTATTAAATCAGTTTTCAATGAATTGATTCCAGTTTTACCAGAATGTTCAATCACTAAACAAGGTTCACTTTGGATACTTCATTTATTGGCACCTTATTCAGCTCAAAATTTCACTGAACAAACTTTATCACTCCTCACTAAATCAATGGTGAACAGTTGTGGTATTCAACATGAAATTAGTAAAAAAGATCGTGACCAAAGAAGAAAGGAATTGTTGAATTGGATCTCACCAAAATTAATCGAACTTTGTTCAAATCACACTCAAGACTTACTCTCAAGTCAATGGGGTACAAAGGTTTTAAATCAAACTTTAAAGAATGCCGATGGAAATAAAATCATCTTAATGAAGAGAATCTTGGATCTCCTTGAACAAGAAGAGTTCCTTGAAGAACAACATATTAACATTCAATCACTCTTACGTAATGATCATATTAAATCAACTGATCTTCCACAacaattgattgaaaaaCATAATTGGATCGATCTTTGTactaaaaatcaaaatatcgTTTACATCTATCGTGATCTCTTAAAATCTTTACCAAATGATCTCAAAGATAAAGAAactattcaattaaaaaaatcaaaatcaaaattagaagctaccaaatttaaaggtattgaaaatttatttaatttaaaagatgatttagaattacaacaacaaaatgatgaaaagaaACCAGTTGAAGATAAAAAGAAACCAGCTGCTGCTGCTACAACTGTCACCAAAAAAGTAACTGAAGAACCAACTACTACCACAACTACTATCACCACATCTAAAAAAGTTACAAAAACTACAACTACTCCAGCAGCAGttacttcaacaacaattaaaaaatcaacaattaaaaaataa
- the pop4 gene encoding RNase MRP protein subunit: MKKIIKKNNNYDNNKVKKTQTTKTGELSYEEIQKINSELSDRNKNDKLIASKEKCDVIGKSFGFIEPSIRKDIVDENIDKPFVLLSYGGTSKEIKRERKERLRLEKLKTKKLGSKKKRELSFFSISSENCIYDQYLPLHQLWTQYIQDVMQQQKGPALVNKILKADLHGAIVIVTKSKCPTFVGQKGIIVQETENTFKIITKENKLNIIPKEQCQFYLECCNQVVTIFGKHFCFRACDRANKKFKPRKNIEL; the protein is encoded by the exons atgaaaaaaataataaaaaagaataataactatgataataataaagttaaaaaaacacaaactACAAAAACAGGTGAATTAAGTTATGAAGAGATTCAAAAGATTAATTCAGAATTATCagatagaaataaaaatgataaacttATAGCGTCAAAAGAAAAGTGTGATGTTATTGGTAAAAGTTTTGGATTCATTGAACCTAGTATTAGGAAAGATATAGTTGATGAGAATATAGATAAACCATTTGTACTTTTATCATATGGTGGAACaagtaaagaaattaaaagagaaagaaaagaGAGATTACGtttagagaaattaaaaaccaaaaaattaggttcaaaaaagaaaagagaaCTCTCATTCTTTTCAATCTCCTCTGAAAATTGTATATACGATCAATATTTACCATTACACCAATTATGGACTCAATATATTCAAGATGTAatgcaacaacaaaaagGACCCGCtcttgtaaataaaattttaaaagctGATTTACATGGTGCTATAGTCATTGTCACCAAATCAAAATGTCCAACTTTTGTTGGTCAAAAAGGAATAATCGTCCAAGAAACTGAAaatacttttaaaataattacaaaagaaaataaattaaata TAATTCCAAAAGAACAATGTCAATTCTATTTAGAATGTTGTAACCAGGTTGTAACAATTTTTGGTAAACATTTTTGTTTTAGAGCGTGTGATAGGgcaaataaaaagtttaaacCTCGTAAGAATATCGAATTATGA
- a CDS encoding DUF602 family protein has product MGLDGGTIPTRCELVKTKKKEVKVFDKDQVDFGKWFLCALAQDTLSEPIVLDDLGNLFNKDNIIEALLNGSLETSKNFSHIRSLRSIYTVNFSPNPAHEKDSTVSPWLCPITKIEVGSSNYKFKFLKTCGHVFSEKAFKELKNDDSNNNNNNNNNNKKEIDSSKDNLSCFLCSKEYITNDLITINPSGEEFEQMKVTLQEKLANSKKKSSKKSDKKPDNKKRSLESNLASESSFTSNTLAQTNEEISKKMKSEAFSSIFKSNSNNDTTKTPNK; this is encoded by the coding sequence ATGGGATTAGATGGTGGTACAATTCCAACAAGATGTGAATTAGttaaaacaaagaaaaaagaagTAAAAGTATTTGATAAAGATCAAGTTGATTTTGGAAAATGGTTTTTATGTGCATTAGCTCAAGATACATTAAGTGAACCAATTGTATTAGATGACTTGGgaaatttattcaataaagataatataaTAGAGGCATTATTAAATGGTTCATTAGAAACATCAAAAAACTTTTCACATATTAGATCATTACGTTCAATTTATACTGTCAACTTTTCACCAAATCCTGCTCATGAAAAAGATTCAACTGTCTCACCTTGGTTATGTCCAATAACAAAGATTGAAGTTGGAAgttcaaattataaattcaaatttttaaagacATGTGGTCATGTATTCTCTGAAAAGgcttttaaagaattaaaaaatgatgatagtaataataataacaataataataataataataaaaaagaaatagattcatcaaaagataatttatcatGTTTTTTATGTTCAAAAGAATATAttacaaatgatttaataacaataaatccATCAGGTGAAGAATTTGAACAAATGAAAGTTACATTACAAGAGAAATTAGCAAATagtaaaaagaaatcaagtAAAAAATCTGATAAAAAAcctgataataaaaaaagatcatTAGAATCAAATTTAGCATCAGAATCTAGCTTTACTTCTAATACTTTGGCACAAACAAATGAAGaaatttcaaagaaaatgaaatctGAAGCATTTTcaagtatttttaaatcaaatagcAATAATGATACAACAAAGActccaaataaataa
- the nup210 gene encoding nucleoporin 210, which produces MIIINKNNDKKSLFLLLVSLIFVLFVSNVIADTDYAISPVSLLLPYSTSKYRKPYKLEANKGCFEWINTNPDLVEITPLYESAASCSPSSNDKQQNIGAPDLSLWDNSLNQPNKKCSKAVLVSVRSGTVSERNSAFIYAEEQVTGKKLQCEVFVDRISSIVIETTTKTMYKDDLEELHVRAYDSVGNVFSSIIGLEFEWSITSGNIIQIVPFRGFPLDDVALKMEQESLQTSFVLVQGVDTGRTEINTKLTEPTYKDIQHSTTISILEPLQLNPSYLLYVIPGTQIQYQLLTKKRNILENIPLPNPNYIWSSSNSKVGKVDNSGNFMALDLGRTDLKVQHKNMSDNKVQAFVNVVHPSYLAIKIEPLKSGLGPVSNWNLIENRDYILVVELYDASGHKIHSSEITFDLNIPTEYFERLPSSQIPPNTPKRSDTFYLKAIKQGLVALKASLVKVYDLNLKKYTQLLNPISVEQEVTIHSQIQLSPPIVYLPYLPNHRQYSMIRPIGGSGEYNWYTNNSAIVTVDPTGAITSQTSSGQTEVIVVDKKNPHNRDKVLVIVLQPDEIIITPSQVEVQVGQTLKLSTQLLSKQLSKGVHFDSCNLDDLEWRVDDSNANNDNNGGGGSNQERSFSLLPLQKTNTPKKEQPDLCSTREFLAIKEGSNVISVSYMGMRAKILIFAYPPLKSDQSEILLTLGSTLNVFFSGGPEPWHLERKSHFQSIVSNLTNEQNVLSIVPGNGNSFRVTCLTHTNPSKPIGIELTIGNKVTTTNPYPASPSITIPYSCRPPASIQLQVANLPKDHQIQDSSHHQQIQQQEQQQQQQQQQSTCQDTIFSIKKQKQGEIGTYKIRNDRDIPFIAQVFDDNGKPFTNYSSLVFDWKSSDQTQAKWLRDYNQNDHLSTLSLSKEQGKVIITVSILGYDQELLRQNKIRSSDLDTSKLVSSLELHLLSSVVLFPDYYTMYLNDKNHLKIEAIGGSKNFAFTSNNSKIASLSYQPNSDFVTVIPNQQGYLKVEVRDICLGSDNNKDQQQQYQQKQQKHQQQQQSNTSPSIVQISEVHSIELDVQDMVQVGDSINLIVKGFSQNGQQFDSTQYQYMNIIPHIDNPNVLSMTQSSDSQVFTLKGLDQGLVTLSVTIQNPKTSFSATSKTIQIQVFPPFRVSPSVLHLVPGGHFQIHWTGGAPIRQDVSFVSSDPSIVNLSGREDLVGELVALKVGEATIKAIAQIVDPITGKKTIIGEDKLMVYVKNMTGIRIHSSINKILVGNEAKLRVVGANGETPFTYGTVDLFFKWECLDSNIATLLPIYERANTTVEAEGSFSVRVMGKNAGSTSITVWAYSGGDKTKHLFQAASLQINVIPDIPIQTTSLLLPLNTPSSFIVNNHLDKTGIEFYPLMDGHGSSSCKDVIDIGDNKIVSLDKIGTCYVSAVRDGRMDTSKLFKINSKPFSHLELLPINPTSTVIPIGGSMSFAIYLRDDIGEVFTEYGSSAIFSSEVSNTGIISSSIDANVVTIKGIRAGLVTLHVYLKDMPHLDDYIKIFVGRLVEPHQPILHVGSMITFSIAKDQLEQRGFSLPSSDEKVWSSGDPSILQVDPITGKATAIAAGTTTINYIRNPSSQTQVVISKIGRIKVDFSDQIINNSKKRYEYNLKFFTAGSDIELSQDSTIDQNIKGICTIKESTFATAFFEKVKGKEQYRCVVQPSGVATSSIDKVTLYVEVSNAHKTYQYDTTINLPFESTFSIINVRDNKIQLSPRQSTFILNIQSSSPIFVESSDNSLLSVQQISSSGGDDQLNNLYKYAIQPMSVSTSFQNVPLLISSADGKSKTTVTVSYSKSGSTTSDQNTSYVESSTINSHPFLFSFIIIVGTLLIGLYASKKHNDKPRVYINPNSNLQTSSISSPYRTPPPHSFTSPNRSTYGSSSIYLNN; this is translated from the exons atgataataataaataaaaataatgataagaaatcattgtttttattattggtatcattgatttttgtattatttgtatcaAATGTCATAGCAGATACAGATTATGCAATATCACCTGTATCACTTTTATTACCATATAGTACATCAAAATATAGAAAACCATATAAATTAGAAGCAAATAAAGGTTGTTTCGAATGGATCAATACAAATCCAGATTTGGTCGAAATCACACCACTCTATGAATCAGCAGCATCATGTTCACCATCTTCAAATGATAAACAGCAAAATATTGGAGCACCAGATTTATCACTTTGGGACAATTCACTCAAtcaaccaaataaaaaatgttcaAAAGCTGTTTTAGTATCTGTTAGATCAGGTACTGTTTCCGAAAGAAATTCAGCTTTCATTTATGCAGAAGAACAag ttactGGTAAAAAATTACAATGTGAAGTATTTGTTGATAgaatttcatcaattgttATTGAAACAACAACTAAAACAATGTATAAGGATGATTTAGAAGAATTACATGTTAGAGCATATGATTCAGTTGGTAATGTATTCTCATCAATCATTGGTTTAGAGTTTGAATGGTCAATTACCTCTGGTAATATCATTCAAATTGTACCATTTAGAGGATTCCCATTGGATGATGTCGCATTAAAAATGGAACAAGAATCATTGCAAACCTCATTTGTATTAGTTCAAGGTGTTGATACTGGTCGTACTGAAATCAATACAAAATTAACTGAACCAACCTATAAAGATATTCAacattcaacaacaatttcaattctTGAACCACTTCAATTAAATCCATCTTATCTTTTATACGTTATTCCAGGTACtcaaattcaatatcaattattaacaaagaaaagaaatattttagaaa atatacCATTACCAAATCCAAATTATATTTGGTCATCAAGTAATTCAAAAGTTGGTAAAGTTGATAATTCAGGTAATTTTATGGCATTGGATTTAGGTAGAACAGATTTAAAGGTACAACATAAGAATATGAGTGATAATAAGGTACAAGCATTTGTAAATGTTGTTCATCCATCTTATTTAGCAATAAAGATTGAGCCATTAAAATCTGGATTAGGTCCAGTTTCAAATtggaatttaattgaaaatagaGATTATATCCTCGTCGTTGAACTTTATGATGCATCTGGTCATAAAATTCATAGTTCAGAGAttacatttgatttaaatattccaACTGAATATTTTGAACGTTTACCATCTTCTCAAATTCCACCAAATACTCCAAAAAGATCTgatactttttatttaaaagctATTAAACAAGGTTTAGTTGCATTAAAAGCATCTTTGGTTAAAGTTTAT gatttaaatttaaagaaatatacacaattattaaatccaaTTAGTGTTGAACAAGAAGTTACAATTCATtctcaaattcaattaagtccaccaattgtttatttacCATATTTACCAAATCATAGACAATATTCAATGATTAGACCAATAGGTGGATCAGGTGAATATAATTGGTATACAAATAACTCTGCAATTGTTACAGTTGACCCAACCGGTGCAATTACAAGTCAAACCAGTAGTGGTCAAACAGAGGTAATCGTTGTAGATAAAAAGAATCCACATAATAGAGATAAAGTATTGGTTATTGTTTTACAACCTGATGAAATCATTATCACTCCATCACAAGTTGAAGTTCAAGTTGGTCAAACcttaaaattatcaactcaattattatcaaaacaattatcaaaagGTGTTCATTTCGATAGTTGTAATTTAGATGATTTAGAATGGAGAGTTGATGATTCAAATGCcaacaatgataataatggtggtggtggtagcaATCAAGAGAGATCATtctcattattaccattacaaaaaacaaatacacCAAAGAAAGAACAACCAGATCTTTGTTCAACTCGTGAATTTTTAGCTATAAAAGAAGGTTCAAACGTTATTTCAGTATCATATATGGGTATGAGAGcaaaaattttaatctttGCTTATCCACCATTAAAGAGTGATCAAAGTGAAATCTTGTTAACATTGGGTTCAACATTAAATGTTTTCTTTAGTGGTGGTCCAGAACCATGGCATTTGGAAAGAAAGAGTCATTTCCAATCAattgtttcaaatttaacCAATGAACAAAATGTACTTTCAATCGTACCAGGTAATGGTAATTCATTCCGTGTCACTTGTCTTACTCATACAAATCCTTCAAAACCAATTGGTATCGAATTAACCATTGGTAATAAAGTAACCACTACCAATCCATATCCAGCTAGTCCATCAATTACAATTCCATACTCTTGTCGTCCCCCAGCTTCAATTCAATTACAAGTTGCCAATTTACCAAAagatcatcaaattcaagaTTCTtcacatcatcaacaaatacaacaacaagaacaacaacaacaacaacaacaacagcaatcaACTTGTCAAGATACAATTttctcaattaaaaaacaaaaacaaggTGAAATTGGTACTTATAAAATTCGTAATGATCGTGATATTCCATTTATCGCACAAGTTTTCGATGATAATGGTAAACCATTCACAAACTATAGTTCATTGGTTTTCGATTGGAAATCATCAGATCAAACTCAAGCTAAATGGTTAAGAGattataatcaaaatgatCATCTTTCAACTTTATCATTAAGTAAAGAACAAGGTAAAGTTATAATTACAGTTTCAATTCTTGGTTATGATCAAGAGTTATTAAGACAAAACAAAATTCGTTCTTCAGATTTGGATACAAGTAAATTGGTTTCATCATTAGAACTTCATTTATTATCAAGTGTTGTTTTATTCCCAGACTATTATACAatgtatttaaatgataaaaatcatttaaagatTGAAGCAATTGGTGGTAGTAAAAACTTTGCTTTTACCTCAAATAATAGTAAGATTGCATCACTTTCTTATCAACCAAATTCTGATTTCGTTACTGTAATTCCAAATCAACAAGGTTATCTTAAAGTTGAAGTTAGAGATATTTGTTTAggtagtgataataataaagatcaacaacaacaatatcaacaaaaacaacaaaaacatcaacaacaacaacaatcaaatacATCACCAAGTATTGTTCAAATTAGTGAAGTacattcaattgaattggaTGTTCAAGATATGGTTCAAGTTggtgattcaattaatttaattgttaaagGTTTTTCACAAAATGGTCAACAATTCGATAGTACTCAATATCAATATATGAATATCATTCCACATATTGATAATCCAAATGTTTTATCAATGACTCAATCATCTGATAGCCAAGTTTTCACATTAAAAGGTTTAGATCAAGGTTTAGTCACTTTATCAGTAACCATTCAAAATCCAAAGACTTCATTCAGTGCCACATCAAAAACCATTCAAATTCAAGTATTCCCACCATTCCGTGTTTCACCAAGTGTTTTACATTTAGTACCAGGTGGTCATTTCCAAATCCATTGGACTGGTGGAGCACCAATTCGTCAAGATGTATCATTTGTCTCATCAGATCCTTCAATTGTAAACTTGAGTGGTCGTGAAGATTTAGTTGGTGAATTGGTTGCATTAAAAGTTGGTGAGGCTACAATCAAAGCCATCGCTCAAATCGTCGATCCAATCACTggtaaaaaaactataattgGAGAAGATAAATTAATGGTTTACGTTAAGAATATGACTGGTATTAGAATTCATAGTAGTATTAATAAGATCCTCGTTGGTAATGAAGCCAAATTACGTGTTGTTGGTGCAAATGGTGAAACTCCATTCACATATGGTACCGTTGATTTATTCTTCAAATGGGAATGTTTAGATAGTAACATTGCAACCTTATTACCAATTTATGAACGTGCCAATACAACCGTTGAAGCCGAAGGTTCATTCAGTGTTCGTGTAATGGGTAAGAATGCAGGTTCAACCTCTATTACAGTTTGGGCCTatagtggtggtgataaAACTAAACATTTATTCCAAGCTGCTTCACTTCAAATTAATGTAATTCCTGATATTCCAATTCAAACTACATCACTTCTTTTACCATTGAatacaccatcatcatttattGTCAATAATCATTTAGACAAGACTGGTATCGAATTCTACCCATTAATGGATGGTCATGGTAGTTCATCATGTAAGGATGTAATTGACATTGGTGATAATAAGATTGTAAGTTTGGATAAGATTGGTACTTGTTATGTTAGTGCCGTTAGAGATGGTCGTATGGATACAAGTAAACTCTTTAAGATCAATTCAAAACCATTCTCACATTTAGAATTACTTCCAATCAATCCAACTTCAACAGTTATTCCAATTGGTGGATCAATGTCATTTGCAATCTATTTACGTGATGATATTGGTGAGGTATTCACAGAGTATGGTTCAAGTGCTATCTTTAGTAGTGAAGTTAGTAACACTGGTATCATCTCTTCCTCAATCGATGCAAATGTTGTAACCATTAAAGGTATTCGTGCAGGTTTAGTTACTCTTCATGTCTACCTTAAAGATATGCCACATTTGGATGATTATATCAAGATTTTCGTTGGCCGTTTAGTTGAACCACATCAACCAATTCTTCATGTCGGCTCAATGATTACCTTTTCAATTGCCAAAGATCAATTGGAACAAAGAGGTTTCTCCTTACCAAGTTCCGATGAAAAGGTTTGGTCATCCGGTGACCCATCTATTTTACAAGTTGACCCAATCACTGGTAAAGCAACCGCTATCGCTGCTGGTACAACCACCATTAATTACATTAGAAATCCATCATCTCAAACTCAAGTTGTCATATCTAAAATTGGAAGAATTAAGGTTGACTTTTCCGATCAAATCATTAATAACTCAAAGAAGAGATATGAATACAATTTGAAATTCTTTACTGCTGGCTCTGACATTGAATTATCTCAAGATTCAACCATTGATCAAAATATTAAAGGTATTTGTACAATTAAAGAATCTACATTTGCAACTGCATTCTTTGAAAAGGTTAAGGGAAAAGAACAATATCGTTGTGTTGTTCAGCCATCTGGTGTCGCTACctcttcaattgataaagttACTTTGTATGTTGAAGTTTCAAACGCTCATAAAACTTATCAATATGATACAACCATTAATCTTCCATTCGAATCAACCTTTTCAATTATCAACGTTAGAGATAATAAGATTCAACTTTCACCACGTCAATCCACTTTTATCTTGAATATTCAATCATCAAGTCCAATCTTTGTTGAATCATCagataattcattattatcagtaCAACAAATTAGTTCaagtggtggtgatgatcaattaaataatttatataaatatgcAATTCAACCAATGAGTGTTTCAACTAGTTTCCAAAATGTTCCATTGTTAATTAGTAGTGCTGATGGTAAGAGTAAAACAACTGTCACTGTCTCCTATTCAAAGAGTGGTTCAACTACTAGTGATCAAAATACAAGCTATGTTGAATCTTCAACCATTAATTCTCATCCATTCTTATTCTCTTTCATCATTATCGTTGGCActcttttaattggtttatatGCTTCAAAGAAACATAATGATAAACCAAGAGTTTACATTAATCCAAATTCAAATCTTCAAACAAGTTCAATCTCTTCTCCATATAGAACTCCACCACCACATTCATTCACTTCACCAAATAGATCCACTTATGGTTCTTCAagtatatatttaaataattaa